One window of Novipirellula aureliae genomic DNA carries:
- a CDS encoding EF-hand domain-containing protein yields MDANKDGFLEQSELQQACREVFKLYNQNGDAQLTLDEYAGRRGEASHTMGGFVRQHVDEIDANGDQCITMQVLFYEDAQAHLSYGLRHGAHSAKTPVQVFKAGQPRDFVDDTLDKNAR; encoded by the coding sequence ATGGATGCGAATAAGGATGGTTTTTTGGAGCAAAGCGAACTGCAACAAGCGTGTCGTGAAGTTTTCAAACTTTACAATCAGAACGGCGATGCCCAATTGACACTTGATGAATACGCCGGGCGTCGAGGTGAAGCCTCCCATACCATGGGCGGATTCGTTCGTCAGCATGTTGACGAGATCGACGCAAATGGCGATCAATGCATCACGATGCAAGTCCTGTTTTATGAAGATGCACAGGCACACTTGAGTTATGGATTGCGGCACGGAGCTCACTCAGCAAAAACGCCAGTCCAAGTTTTCAAAGCGGGGCAACCTCGTGATTTCGTAGATGATACGCTTGATAAGAACGCTCGTTAG
- a CDS encoding SMP-30/gluconolactonase/LRE family protein, with protein sequence MIRSLPFVIILMVIAVAGAHESLRGPTELIHWDQQQSFHGYTLFSTRGTSYLIDMEGRVVNTWPIGTTPQLLENGNLLDASKDDPSGFGGFRELDWNGNVVWQYDEQRPGYKPHHDWVRIFNKQLGQPTTLYIANREITHQEAIDAGCDPANGPYDGAQLDTIVEIDMQGNIVWEWRFFDHTIQDVDPTKRNYIDQGKTVADYPHRINVNIPGRPVKRDWLHCNSLDYNPQLGHVVTNSVQGEFYVIDHDGTFVAGDPEESIRRAAGPAGDFLYRFGDPARYGQGDPPSILADWTQSTTGHKQIGGAHDVHWIDKGLPGAGNFLIFNNAQYLFERTPQSYVLEINGMVNELGERAEVYVNPPDAGYFRWQHPNRDSQKTPRWVSNQIVWMYYSRSNQGFFSHIGSGAQRLPNGNTLVCAMTEGHFFEVTPDAEIVWEYINPVTKEGVVKVLEDSFPMSNAVFRAYRYGPDHPALRDRELQPKGTLTELASQGQIQSSPRQMPQTNPRANQPGQKQNRQQRQPGTRTNQNEGQRGPSTNSESKRPTEATQLNPETEFQFTEGPVGDADGNIYFTDVRANRIYRRDPTGQLEVFLEDSGGANGLAIDAEGDLVICQGERSRVARLSKDGKLTTLADKYAGKPFNKPNDLWIAPNGGVYFSDPLYGRGTPTQDGQHVYYITPAGDSVIRVADDLVRPNGLVGSADGKTLFITDHGADRTYRYAIQTDGLLADKSVFAEIGADGMAIDSRGNVYLASQQIVVFNSLGKQTGSFPTPEQPTNVCLTKDESELFVTARSMILSIPLAEKRN encoded by the coding sequence ATGATTCGCTCCCTTCCATTCGTGATCATCCTGATGGTGATCGCCGTTGCCGGTGCTCACGAGTCGCTTCGCGGACCGACGGAATTGATCCATTGGGATCAACAGCAGTCGTTCCATGGCTACACGCTCTTTTCTACACGGGGTACCAGTTACCTGATCGACATGGAAGGACGTGTCGTGAACACTTGGCCGATTGGTACGACACCTCAATTGTTAGAGAATGGAAACCTACTCGATGCATCGAAGGACGACCCGAGTGGATTTGGCGGTTTTCGCGAACTCGACTGGAACGGCAACGTCGTATGGCAATATGACGAGCAACGCCCCGGTTACAAACCGCACCACGATTGGGTGCGGATTTTCAACAAACAACTTGGTCAGCCGACGACGCTGTATATCGCCAATCGCGAGATCACGCACCAAGAGGCGATCGACGCAGGTTGCGATCCCGCCAACGGTCCCTACGACGGTGCGCAATTGGACACGATTGTCGAGATTGACATGCAGGGCAATATTGTTTGGGAGTGGCGATTTTTCGATCACACGATTCAAGACGTCGACCCCACAAAACGCAACTACATCGATCAGGGCAAGACGGTCGCCGACTACCCTCATCGGATTAATGTTAACATTCCCGGTCGGCCAGTAAAACGTGATTGGCTGCATTGCAATTCACTTGACTACAACCCACAACTCGGCCACGTGGTCACGAACTCCGTTCAAGGTGAGTTCTATGTCATCGATCACGATGGGACGTTTGTTGCCGGAGACCCCGAAGAGAGTATTCGTCGTGCAGCCGGTCCTGCGGGCGACTTTTTGTATCGCTTTGGTGATCCCGCACGCTATGGGCAAGGCGACCCGCCCTCGATCCTGGCCGACTGGACCCAATCGACAACGGGGCACAAACAGATCGGTGGTGCGCACGACGTTCACTGGATCGATAAGGGTTTGCCCGGCGCAGGCAATTTTCTGATCTTCAACAACGCCCAATACTTGTTTGAACGAACGCCGCAGTCTTACGTCCTCGAGATCAACGGGATGGTCAACGAGCTGGGCGAGCGTGCGGAAGTCTACGTCAATCCACCTGATGCCGGCTACTTTCGTTGGCAGCACCCCAACCGCGATTCACAAAAGACGCCACGATGGGTCTCCAACCAAATCGTTTGGATGTACTACTCACGCAGCAACCAGGGATTCTTTAGTCACATTGGTTCTGGTGCGCAGCGATTGCCCAATGGCAACACGCTTGTTTGTGCCATGACCGAAGGGCACTTCTTTGAAGTCACTCCGGATGCCGAGATTGTTTGGGAGTACATCAATCCCGTGACCAAGGAAGGTGTTGTGAAAGTCTTGGAGGATTCCTTTCCAATGTCCAACGCAGTGTTTCGAGCCTACCGCTATGGACCAGACCATCCGGCACTGCGAGATCGTGAGCTGCAGCCAAAGGGGACGTTGACCGAGTTGGCTTCGCAAGGCCAGATCCAGTCATCGCCTCGGCAAATGCCCCAAACAAACCCTCGGGCAAACCAGCCTGGACAGAAGCAAAATCGACAACAAAGACAACCCGGTACACGAACGAACCAGAACGAAGGACAACGAGGCCCATCGACAAACTCTGAATCAAAACGTCCTACCGAGGCAACCCAACTCAATCCGGAAACCGAGTTTCAATTCACTGAAGGGCCAGTCGGGGATGCCGATGGAAACATTTATTTCACCGATGTTCGAGCAAACCGTATCTATCGCCGCGACCCGACTGGCCAACTGGAAGTCTTTCTCGAAGACTCCGGCGGCGCCAATGGCCTTGCAATCGATGCGGAAGGGGATCTCGTTATCTGCCAAGGCGAACGAAGCCGCGTTGCACGACTTAGCAAAGACGGGAAGCTAACGACGCTTGCCGACAAATACGCAGGCAAGCCGTTCAACAAACCGAACGATCTTTGGATCGCTCCGAACGGGGGTGTTTATTTCTCTGATCCGCTCTACGGCAGGGGGACACCAACGCAAGATGGACAACACGTCTATTACATCACACCCGCTGGTGATTCGGTGATTCGTGTCGCCGACGACTTGGTGCGGCCAAACGGATTGGTAGGCTCCGCAGATGGCAAGACGCTGTTTATCACCGATCACGGAGCCGACCGGACCTACCGCTATGCCATTCAAACCGACGGATTGCTTGCCGACAAGAGTGTTTTCGCCGAAATCGGAGCTGACGGCATGGCAATCGACTCGCGTGGGAATGTCTATTTGGCAAGCCAGCAGATCGTGGTCTTTAACTCGCTGGGAAAACAAACTGGCAGCTTCCCGACTCCCGAGCAACCGACCAATGTTTGTCTGACGAAGGACGAGTCCGAGCTGTTTGTGACGGCGCGTAGCATGATTCTATCGATCCCCCTTGCCGAAAAACGCAACTGA